The following proteins are encoded in a genomic region of Brachypodium distachyon strain Bd21 chromosome 1, Brachypodium_distachyon_v3.0, whole genome shotgun sequence:
- the LOC100839977 gene encoding E3 ubiquitin-protein ligase At3g02290 — protein sequence MGSILCCLRGPDDAPGCCLCLPWPFLNNSSTTNSGATARQRADTRVAPVQGRVPLAVSAGSRQEDSMNTFRCPPRPLPYDDPRFSHQTEHHPLVSEHEKASTQFQKPNQLGESKNVDTTSTCTADKTDGSSVKTQSGAGPKIGGTQLYVPSDSEEDCPICLEEYDYENPKIALECNHSYHLGCIYEWMERSQSCPVCAKVMLFNEGQ from the exons ATGGGGTCCATCCTGTGCTGCTTGCGCGGCCCCGACGATGCGCCGGGCTGCTGCTTATGTCTGCCGTGGCCTTTCTTGAACAACAGCAGCACCACCAACTCG GGCGCCACTGCTCGTCAAAGAGCGGATACACGGGTCGCACCTGTTCAGGGGAGAGTTCCTCTTGCAGTTTCCGCTGGTTCGAGGCAGGAGGATTCAATGAACACCTTTCGCTGTCCTCCAAGGCCTTTGCCTTACGATGACCCTCGATTCAGCCATCAGACGGAGCACCACCCACTAGTGTCAGAACATGAGAAAGCATCCACGCAGTTCCAAAAACCTAATCAACTTGGAGAAAGCAAGAATGTTGATACCACATCAACATGCACTGCTGACAAGACTGACGGGTCATCTGTCAAAACTCAATCTGGAGCAGGTCCGAAAATTGGGGGAACTCAACTCTATGTTCCTTCAGATTCTGAGGAAGACTGTCCAATATGCCTAGAAG AGTATGATTATGAGAATCCAAAGATAGCGTTAGAATGCAATCACAGTTACCATCTTGGTTGCATTTACGAGTGGATGGAAAGAAGTCAATCTTGCCCAGTCTGCGCCAAG GTAATGCTGTTCAACGAGGGCCAATGA